Within Actinoplanes sp. L3-i22, the genomic segment AGGCGGCCGTGGTGGTGCCGACCGCGGCCAGGATCCGCCCCCAGTTCGGGTCGTTGCCGAAGAACGCGGTCTTGACCAGGTTGTTCCCGGCGACCGTGCGGCCCACCTGGACGGCGTCGGCCTCGCTGGCCGCGCCGGCCACCTCGATCGCGATGTGCTTGGTGGCGCCCTCGGCGTCGGCGATCAGCTGCTGGGCCAGGTCGTGGCAGACCTCGGTGACCGCGGCGGTCAGCTCGGCGAGCGTCGGCTGCCGGTCCGAGGCGCCGCTGGCCATCAGCAGCACGGTGTCGTTGGTCGACATGCAGCCGTCGGCGTCGATCCGGTCGAAGGTGACCCGGGTGGCCGCGCGCAACGCCGCGTCCAGCGTCTCGTTGTCCGCCGAGGCGTCCGTGGTGATCACCACGAGCATGGTGGCCAGGGCCGGGGCGAGCATGCCGGCGCCCTTCGCGATGCCGCCGACCGACCAGCCCTCGCGCTGGGCGACCGCGTTCTTGGCCACCGTGTCGGTGGTCATGATCGCCTCGGCGGCCCTCGGCCCACCGTCCGCGGCGAGCGCCTTGACCGCGGCGTTCACCCCCGGGAGCAGCTTGCCCATCGGGAGCAGCTCACCGATCAGGCCGGTGGAGCAGACCGCGATGTCACCGGGGCCGATCATCAGCTTCTTGGTCGAGCGGAGCACCGAGGCGGTGTGCTCGGCGGTGCTGTGCGTGTCCCGGAAGCCCTGCGAGCCGGTGCAGGCGTTGGCCCCGCCGGAGTTCAGCACGACCGCGCGGACCACGCCGCCCTTGAGCACCTGCTGGCTCCAGAGCACCGGCGCGGCCTTGACCCGGTTGCCGGTGAAGACGGCGGCGGCGGTGTAGTCGGGGCCGTCGTTGACGACCAGGGCGACATCGGGGTTTCCGCTGGCCTTGAGCCCGGCGGCGACGCCGGAAGCCTTGAAGCCCTTGGGGTGGGTGACGGTCACGGTGCGACTCCGTAGACGCTGAGGCCGGTCGTCTCCGGCAGGCCGAACATGATGTTGGCGTTCTGCACCGCCTGGCCGGCGGCGCCCTTGCCCAGGTTGTCGAGGGCGCTGACGACGATGATCCGGCCCGAGTCCACATCGACCGTGGCCTGCAGGTGGCACGAGTTGGAACCGGAGGTGGCCGCGGTGTGCGGCCACTGGCCCTCGGGCAGGACATGGATGAACGGCTCGTCCGCGTAGGCCGCCTGGAGCGCCTCGCGCGGGTCACCGCCGTTGCGCCGCTTCGCCGTGATCGTCGCCAGGATGCCGCGCGGCATCGGCGCCAGGATCGGCGTCATCGACAGCGACGCGGCCCCGGTGGCCTGCTTGATCTCGGCGACGTGCTGGTGCTGACCCACCTTGTACGGCGACAGGTCGCCCATGATCTCGCTGGCCAGCAGGTTCACCTTGGCGTTGCGGCCGGCGCCGGAGGTGCCGGAGCTGGCCACCACCACGACGTCCGCCGGGTCGGCGACGCCGGAGGCGATCAGCGGAGCCAGCGCGATGATGATCGTGGCCGCATAACAACCCGTGTTCGCCACCCGGTCGGAGACCTGGATCGCGGGCCGGGCGCCGGGCAGCTCGGGCAGCCCGTAGGTCCAGGTGCCGGCGTGGCCGCCACCGTAATACCGGGTCCACTGCTCGGCGCTCGCCAGCCGGAAGTCGGCGCCCAGGTCGACCACCTTGACCCCGGCCGGCAGCTGCGCGGCGACGGCCCCCGACTGCCCGTGCGGCAGCGCGAGAAAGACCAGGTCAGCGTCGCCCAGCGTGGCGGCGTCGGTGGTGCCGAGCGTCAGGTCCAGCCCGGTCAGTTGCGGATGGACGGACGTCACGTGCTGGCCGGCCTGACTGTGCGCGGTCGCCGCGATCAGGTCGAACTCGGGGTGCCCGGCGAGCAGGCGCAGCAGCTCGCCGCCCGCATACCCACTTGCTCCGGCGACTGCGACCCGGACTCCCATAAGAAAACCTTCCTCCGCATGACTATGCAAAGAACCGTATCAACTCACATTGCCGGCGGCAACCATGGCGTGCCCGGAGTCACGATCGCGCCTGAACGCGCGTCGCACCGGATAAATACTGATTTAAGCCCCGCGCGGACCTTCAGCGCGCGCGCTGCGCCCACTCACTCCACAGGGCGAGCCAGTGCTCCCCGGCCCGCATGACCGCCTCGGCCATCGGACGCGGCGCCGCCTGCCGGGTCCCCTCCCGTTCCCGCCAGGCCTCCTGCGCCGCCCGGCTGGGCACCTCCACCGACAACCCGGTCGCGAACAGCAGCGTCTCGCTGATCGCCCGCTCCCGCAGCCGGTCGTCCTCCC encodes:
- the argJ gene encoding bifunctional glutamate N-acetyltransferase/amino-acid acetyltransferase ArgJ; the protein is MTVTHPKGFKASGVAAGLKASGNPDVALVVNDGPDYTAAAVFTGNRVKAAPVLWSQQVLKGGVVRAVVLNSGGANACTGSQGFRDTHSTAEHTASVLRSTKKLMIGPGDIAVCSTGLIGELLPMGKLLPGVNAAVKALAADGGPRAAEAIMTTDTVAKNAVAQREGWSVGGIAKGAGMLAPALATMLVVITTDASADNETLDAALRAATRVTFDRIDADGCMSTNDTVLLMASGASDRQPTLAELTAAVTEVCHDLAQQLIADAEGATKHIAIEVAGAASEADAVQVGRTVAGNNLVKTAFFGNDPNWGRILAAVGTTTAAFEPDRIDVAINGVWVCKNGAAAEDRAKVDLSQRDVRVTINLREGEMSATIWTTDLSHAYVHENSAYSS
- the argC gene encoding N-acetyl-gamma-glutamyl-phosphate reductase translates to MGVRVAVAGASGYAGGELLRLLAGHPEFDLIAATAHSQAGQHVTSVHPQLTGLDLTLGTTDAATLGDADLVFLALPHGQSGAVAAQLPAGVKVVDLGADFRLASAEQWTRYYGGGHAGTWTYGLPELPGARPAIQVSDRVANTGCYAATIIIALAPLIASGVADPADVVVVASSGTSGAGRNAKVNLLASEIMGDLSPYKVGQHQHVAEIKQATGAASLSMTPILAPMPRGILATITAKRRNGGDPREALQAAYADEPFIHVLPEGQWPHTAATSGSNSCHLQATVDVDSGRIIVVSALDNLGKGAAGQAVQNANIMFGLPETTGLSVYGVAP